A genomic window from Anguilla rostrata isolate EN2019 chromosome 14, ASM1855537v3, whole genome shotgun sequence includes:
- the crhbp gene encoding corticotropin-releasing factor-binding protein codes for MSVTFRVPLYFFLLSLSALKGQTRYLEENEITPEGLFSLLNSELKRELSEDFIYRRPLRCLDMLATDGQFTFAADRPQLNCAAFFIGEPNEMISIAYDNVNIDCDGGDFIKVFDGWVMKGEKFPSSQDHPLPLYERYIDFCETGSVRRVVRSSQNVAMIFFRIHNAESGFSITVKKLLNPFPCNIISQTPEGSFTMVIPQQHKNCSFSIIYPVEIQIAELSLGHFNDFPVKRVVPGCAGAGDFVELLGGNGVDTSKMFPVADLCYSFSGPAQMKIGCENTVVRMVSSGKFVNRVTFQYRLLDRSELQKIKGNNVEDFCFTE; via the exons ATGTCTGTGACTTTCAGGGTTCCGTTGTATTTCTTCTTGCTGAGCCTTTCAGCTCTCAAGGGACAAACCCGATACCTGGAG GAAAATGAAATTACTCCAGAGGGATTATTCTCACTTCTGAATTCCGAACTCAAAAGGGAATTGTCTGAGGATTTTATATACCGTAGACCTCTAC GATGTCTGGACATGCTGGCGACGGACGGGCAGTTCACCTTCGCTGCAGACCGCCCGCAGCTCAACTGCGCAGCCTTCTTCATTGGCGAACCCAATGAGATGATCAGCATAGCGTACGACAACGTGAACATCGACTGTGACGGCGGGGATTTCATCAAG GTATTTGATGGCTGGGTTATGAAAGGTGAGAAGTTCCCCAGTTCCCAAGaccaccctctccctctgtacGAGCGATACATCGACTTCTGCGAGACTGGCTCGGTCAGGAGAGTGGTCCGCTCCTCACAGAATGTGGCCATGATCTTCTTCCGCATACACAACGCCGAGAGTGGATTCAGCATCACTGTGAAGAAACTCCTCAACCCCTTCC CCTGCAACATAATCTCACAGACCCCAGAGGGCAGCTTCACAATGGTGATCCCCCAGCAGCACAAGAACTGCAGTTTCTCCATCATATATCCTGTCGAGATTCAGATAGCTGAGCTCAGCTTGGGGCACTTCAACGACTTCCCTGTTAAG AGGGTTGTCCCGGGgtgtgctggagctggagaTTTTGTGGAACTCCTGGGGGGCAATGGTGTGGACACCTCAAAGATGTTCCCTGTGGCTGACCTCTGCTACTCTTTCAGTGGCCCTG CTCAAATGAAGATAGGGTGTGAAAACACTGTTGTGAGGATGGTATCAAGCGGCAAATTTGTAAACCGAGTGACTTTTCAATATCGACTCCTGGACCGCAGTGAGCTTCAGAAGATCAAAGGGAACAACGTGGAGGACTTCTGTTTCACTGAATGA
- the s100z gene encoding protein S100-Z isoform X2, producing MGVKMKYSMQLTMLVCCLTCAHISTAEPGCLCPQPLITMPTQLEGAMDALITVFHNYSGNEGDKYKLNKGELKQLLNSELTDFLTSQKDPMLVEKIMNDLDSNKDNEVDFNEFVVLVAALTVACNDFFQEQQKKKGN from the exons ATGGGAGTAAAAATGAAGTATTCGATGCAACTAACTATGCTGGTTTGCTGTTTGACATGCGCCCACATCTCAACTGCTGAACCAG GTTGCCTGTGCCCTCAACCTCTGATCACTATGCCGACGCAGCTGGAGGGTGCAATGGATGCACTAATCACTGTTTTTCACAACTACTCTGGAAATGAAGGGGATAAATACAAACTTAACAAGGGCGAGCTCAAACAGCTTTTAAACAGTGAGCTCACCGATTTCTTGACG TCTCAAAAGGATCCTATGCTGGTAGAGAAGATCATGAATGACCTGGACTCCAACAAGGACAACGAGGTGGACTTCAATGAGTTTGTGGTGCTAGTGGCTGCGCTGACCGTGGCATGCAATGATTTCTTTCAGGAACAGCAGAAGAAGAAAGGGAATTAG
- the ch25hl2 gene encoding cholesterol 25-hydroxylase-like protein 2, with translation MTEVSPSRIYYGKLFVANMTFVLPETSVLQPMWDYLLDNYQCTLRSPLFPVLLSVSTYLLLVALFTVLDILATTCPSINRYKIHPENLITWGNISRTMSLTTYNHLIYIFPAAVGQWLWRPPIPLPKEAPSLSEFLLGILGCTILFDFQYYLWHLLHHKIGWLYRTFHAIHHQYNEPFSLVTQYLSAWELITVGFWTTVDPVLLQCHCLTAWGFMLFNIWISTDDHCGYDFPWSLHNLVPFGLWGGSVKHDAHHQKPNTNFAPFFSHWDWLGGTTSSFVHSYALKGRKKKGD, from the coding sequence atgacagaagtcAGCCCTAGCAGAATTTATTATGGGAAATTATTTGTGGCCAACATGACATTTGTACTTCCTGAAACATCGGTGCTGCAGCCTATGTGGGACTACCTCCTCGATAACTACCAATGCACCTTGAGGTCACCTCTTTTCCCTGTTCTACTGTCTGTGTCCACATACCTCTTGCTGGTGGCACTCTTCACAGTGTTGGATATCTTAGCGACCACCTGCCCCAGCATCAACAGGTATAAGATCCACCCGGAGAATCTCATCACTTGGGGGAATATCAGCAGAACCATGAGCCTTACCACGTATAACCATCTGATCTACATCTTCCCAGCAGCAGTGGGGCAGTGGCTCTGGAGGCCCCCTATTCCACTCCCCAAAGAAGCACCCAGTCTCTCTGAGTTCCTGCTGGGTATCTTGGGCTGTACCATCCTCTTTGATTTCCAGTACTACCTGTGGCATCTCCTGCACCACAAGATTGGCTGGCTGTACCGGACTTTTCATGCCATTCATCACCAGTATAACGAGCCCTTCAGTCTGGTCACCCAGTACCTGTCCGCCTGGGAGCTCATCACGGTGGGCTTCTGGACCACAGTGGACCCTGTACTCCTGCAATGCCACTGCCTGACTGCATGGGGCTTCATGCTCTTCAACATCTGGATCTCCACTGATGACCACTGCGGCTACGACTTCCCCTGGTCCCTCCACAACCTGGTCCCTTTTGGCCTGTGGGGAGGGTCGGTAAAGCACGATGCCCACCATCAAAAGCCAAACACTAACTTTGCCCCCTTCTTCTCCCACTGGGATTGGTTAGGAGGGACCACATCGTCCTTTGTCCATTCGTATGCTCTGAAGGGAAGGAAGAAGAAAGGAGACTAA
- the s100z gene encoding protein S100-Z isoform X3, with protein MPTQLEGAMDALITVFHNYSGNEGDKYKLNKGELKQLLNSELTDFLTSQKDPMLVEKIMNDLDSNKDNEVDFNEFVVLVAALTVACNDFFQEQQKKKGN; from the exons ATGCCGACGCAGCTGGAGGGTGCAATGGATGCACTAATCACTGTTTTTCACAACTACTCTGGAAATGAAGGGGATAAATACAAACTTAACAAGGGCGAGCTCAAACAGCTTTTAAACAGTGAGCTCACCGATTTCTTGACG TCTCAAAAGGATCCTATGCTGGTAGAGAAGATCATGAATGACCTGGACTCCAACAAGGACAACGAGGTGGACTTCAATGAGTTTGTGGTGCTAGTGGCTGCGCTGACCGTGGCATGCAATGATTTCTTTCAGGAACAGCAGAAGAAGAAAGGGAATTAG
- the s100z gene encoding protein S100-Z isoform X1, with amino-acid sequence MGVKMKYSMQLTMLVCCLTCAHISTAEPDKKGFFGTETEDGVAVSRTAVQTLDGPLTKVFLPILYIIVFAVGVPTNAMAIWVFLFRTKKKHPAAIYMANLALSDLLFVIWIPLKIAYHLNRNDWIYGEGLCKVLMGFFYGNMYCSILFITCISVQRYWAIVHPMSVQRRNNRIAIVISVSIWAVIWLATTPLYLYDQTVKVSNLNIITCHDVNRPSQTKIPAGYFITMGIVGFVIPSIVCIVAYVLMLRALRSSMTDEQIGKKRRKAVVLIITVLVLFLVCFTPSNIMLLVHYSLLLGGNVNNGYSFYITTLCLASLNSCLDPFVYYFISEEFRDNVKNTLICRSNRTVERMRVSFSALKYSKKSSTYTSESGNTQSTSC; translated from the exons ATGGGAGTAAAAATGAAGTATTCGATGCAACTAACTATGCTGGTTTGCTGTTTGACATGCGCCCACATCTCAACTGCTGAACCAG atAAAAAAGGATTTTTCGGTACTGAAACAGAAGATGGTGTTGCTGTAAGCAGGACTGCAGTCCAAACACTTGACGGTCCATTGACGAAAGTCTTCCTCCCCATTCTGTATATCATTGTATTTGCTGTTGGTGTGCCCACCAATGCCATGGCCATTTGGGTCTTCCTCTTCAGAACCAAGAAGAAACACCCTGCTGCCATCTACATGGCCAACTTGGCACTCTCTGACTTGCTCTTTGTCATCTGGATCCCACTGAAAATTGCCTACCACTTGAATAGAAATGACTGGATCTATGGCGAGGGGCTCTGTAAAGTGTTGATGGGGTTTTTCTATGGAAACATGTACTGCTCCATCCTCTTTATCACCTGCATCAGTGTACAGCGATACTGGGCCATTGTTCATCCCATGTCTGTTCAGAGGAGGAATAATCGAATTGCCATTGTGATTTCTGTTTCTATATGGGCTGTGATTTGGCTGGCAACGACTCCCCTGTACCTGTATGACCAAACGGTCAAGGTCAGCAACCTTAACATCATCACCTGCCACGATGTCAACAGACCCAGTCAAACGAAGATTCCTGCGGGTTACTTCATAACCATGGGGATTGTGGGCTTTGTCATTCCTTCCATAGTGTGCATAGTGGCCTATGTCCTAATGCTCCGGGCTCTGAGAAGCTCCATGACGGATGAGCAGATTGGTAAGAAGCGAAGGAAGGCCGTTGTCCTGATCATCACTGTCCTCGTCCTGTTCCTGGTGTGTTTCACTCCCAGCAACATCATGCTGCTTGTCCACTACTCCCTCCTGCTCGGCGGTAATGTCAACAATGGCTACAGCTTCTATATCACCACACTGTGCCTAGCGAGCCTCAACAGCTGCCTGGACCCCTTTGTTTACTACTTCATCTCAGAGGAGTTTCGGGACAACGTGAAGAACACCCTGATCTGTAGGAGCAATCGCACTGTGGAGAGAATGCGGGTCTCCTTCAGTGCCCTCAAGTACTCTAAGAAGAGCAGCACGTACACCTCGGAGTCTggcaacacacagagcactaGCTGCTGA